The following proteins are encoded in a genomic region of Rattus rattus isolate New Zealand chromosome 2, Rrattus_CSIRO_v1, whole genome shotgun sequence:
- the Tmem244 gene encoding LOW QUALITY PROTEIN: transmembrane protein 244 (The sequence of the model RefSeq protein was modified relative to this genomic sequence to represent the inferred CDS: inserted 3 bases in 2 codons), whose product MANNEPVTVCKSSDRWFSRPDSPQVALQSLLLCVILFYSVCYLSLSVGCLALEVGELNILTPFVFKTXPSWLNTTYQVLLVSVEVTYFVSGLLFALIVEEWXWDYDISTTILHVIITSSVTLEFPLMPHWWAALDPGMP is encoded by the exons ccaGTTACTGTGTGCAAAAGCTCAGATCGTTGGTTCTCTAGGCCTGATTCTCCACAGGTGGCGCTGCAGAGCCTTCTGCTGTGTGTCATCTTATTCTACAGTGTTTGCTACTTGTCCCTGAGCGTGGGCTGCCTGGCACTCGA GGTGGGTGAGCTCAATATTCTGACACCATTTGTCTTCAAAAC TCCTTCATGGCTCAACACAACTTATCaag TTCTTTTAGTCTCAGTGGAAGTCACCTACTTTGTTTCTGGGTTGCTTTTTGCTTTGATTGTAGAAGAAT GTTGGGATTATGATATTTCCACGACTATACTTCATGTAATCATCACATCATCTG tTACATTGGAGTTCCCCCTGATGCCACATTGGTGGGCTGCTTTAGACCCAGGAATGCCTTGA